In Ammoniphilus sp. CFH 90114, the DNA window ATGTTAGAGAGCTCCAGCATATGATTGAAGGAGCCATGAACTTGATTGTTGATGAGCCCTTCATTCAATATAATCATCTACCTATTCATCACTTGCGAAAGAAAGTAAAGATCACGGAAGCGAGTGACCCTTCAGCTAGTATGATGTGGAGCCCTTCCCAAACCCTTAGCAAAGAATTGAAAACACAGGTAGAAGAATTTGAGCGCTTCTATGTAGAGAAAACGTTAAAAGAATTCGGCGGGAATATATCCCAAGCGGCCAAGCAACTGGGGATAAGCCGGCAGAGCTTGCAATATCGGTTACGGAAGTTTAGGGAGTAGTTCATTTCTTTGAACTACTCCGTCCTTATCCCTTACTTCAAAAGCTTCTTAATAGCTACCTCCAGCACGTCTGGTAAGATATCGAAGGCATAATCCTCATCTAGCCTCTCTGTCCACTTATGAGCATCCCGACCTACCGGACCAATATTTAACACAGGTACATCAAATTCCTCCATCTCCTTAAGTGGTAAAGAATAGCCTTGATTCCACAATGGCATGTTGTTTACCAACGGGCTCATTTGATCGACAGGGAACTGAAGTCCTGCATAGCTCAAATCCGAAATTCCGCCAAAGTAGTTTTGCTCCAGCCACTCCAACCCATGGACTACCTTAGCATAATCAACCATATCCTTTACAACCTTTTCAACGAGCGGGTGATTCCTTGAACTGATCGCAGGATAAAAAGGTGGAGCAAAAAAGACGACAATCATCGGTGCCAAGTCCTTACACAGTATAGCTATTTCATCTACTAAGGAGATTGTCGCATCACGATCATCCTTGTCACCTCGTGCTGCGGTAACGGTCTGGATAACCTCTTGGACTTTATTCGTTCCGTATACCTCTGTAGCATACTCCATCAGCTCACTAAAGGTCTTGACCTTTACTTCAACTTCTCCCGGCTTGGATTTCTCCAATCTGGAGAACCGTTCTGATTGCTGCTTGTAGGATTGCTCGATTTGACCAGCGGCTCTCGTGGCGGCCGTAACCAACAGCTCTTGTAACTCAGTCATCGACCTTTCATACAAAAACAGGTTAAACAAAGTAACCGCACGATGGGGAATCTGTACAGAGTATTCTTCCTTTAGATCCATTTGAATAAGATTGGTTGGAGGTGGTGTTACTTCGCCCTCCACTACCTCACAAAATTCTGTATTCAACTCCATTTCACAAGTAACTTGTGAAGCCATTAGGTTTGCATTTAACCCTGAAAAAGGTTCTCCTACATGTGTTTCCTTCCCATAGCATAAGAATCCGGGAAGGATCTTTCCGATGGAGCCAGTGTAGATATATTGATTTAAATCACCCGGATATCTGGCAAACATCGGCTCTGAATTTAATACAACCTGATATTCCAATTCAAATTCCCGCGCTAGTTCCAATAAAGCAGGCACTGCTGCCCTCATACCGACAGAATTGGCTTCCTCATCTGGGACGGCCAATAGTAGAACATTTCCATCCAATTCCCCTAAGGCTGCCTTCTCCAACATAGACATGTGCATAACTAAACCGCACTTCATATCCATCGTACCTCGTCCGAATAGCCAACGCCCCTGTTCCATATCCTTCTGGACTTGCAGAGGCATGTCTTGCTTAGACGAGTAGAAAAGCTCCGTCAGCTCTTGCGCATGAAAAGCCTTCTCTTTCCATGAACCGTAATCTTGAACATCGACCACGTCAAAGTGACTCACCAAAATGACGGTTTTCTTTACCTGTGGATCCCTTTTTACTAGTGCAGTGACCAACTGCCGTCCATCGTCGGTTGGATATAGACGAACATGTCCTTCATTTAATTGGAAATACTCCAACTTGTTAATCTGCTCTACAATATATTTTGGGATCTCCACTTCTGATATTGATCCTGTAACACTGGGGATTTGTACTAGATTTAATAATAGCTCTTTTCGTTGTTCCCTACTTTGCCAACGTTTCATTCTCCGCGCCTCCCATTCCTAGTTAGATTATTATACAACTTTCTGAATTCTACCGCATCCACCTTCCCCAATCTTAAAATCAAGAATATAAGTAGTATAAGACATTCTAACGGTCAGGTGATCCCCTTGGAAAAAAGAGTACTTGGCATTATGGTCCACCAAGTAAACGATCCTCACCGATTTCACCCCCTCGCCTCCATTGCTCTTGAAGAAGGCTTTTCTACCGTCATTGTGTACACCCCTAAGGAAGTAAACTTAACCGATCAATTTATTTTTGGCTATATTTATGAATATGGCAGATGGATCAAGCACACTCGACCCTTTCCTTCTATAAATCATGACATAGGCTATTATCCAGACTTAGAAACCCTTAACTTGGTAAAAAAAATTAAGAATCATCCACACCTCCCCTTTCTTGGATACGGTCTAGGGAACAAGTGGACCATCCAACAGCATTTGCTTCGATCACGCCAGCTATCCCCTTATTTACTACCTACTGCTGCAGCATTGAATTTATCTAGTATTATACCAATGCTAAAAAAACACCAAACCGTGATGCTCAAACCCTTGAATGGAAAAGGCGGAACCGGGATTATTAAACTCTCTATTAAAAATCAAGGTTATTCTCTGGAGGAGAACAACAAAGAAGCAAGGTATGTATCAGAGCAAGAACTCCATCGTATTCTTTCTGAGCTGATTCGCACAGAAAGGTATCTTGTACAAAAATGGATCGACATCCGAGATCATAAAGGTTCTGTCTACGACATACGAGTGCTTATGCAGAAAAACGGTCTTGGAAAGTGGGTATTAACTGGTATGGGGGTCAGACAGGGCAATCAAGAAAAAATCACCTCGAACTTAACAGGGGGCGGTCAGGCTTTTCCTGTTTATCCCTATCTAAAAGAACAGTTTACTGAACCATTAGCGAAGATACTAAACAAGAAAATAGAACAAATTGCTTATCTTATTCCCAGGTACTTGGAAAAAGCATATCGCAAGAGACTTGTTGAACTCGGCCTTGATATAGCCGTAGACCGGAAGGCAAAAATATGGATTATCGAGGTTAATATTAAACCAGGAAGGACTCTCTGGAGAAAGATCTCCGATTGGGAAGCTGATCGAACCAGTCTGCGCAATCCCATTCAATATGCAAAGTATCTGCTGGACAGAATGGAAAAAGGGGCGCCTTAGCGTCCCTTTACTTTATAATTGAAAACATCCTTTCGGGGTAATTAGTGCAAATTTGAATGCTAGGGTGCAAATTCATCACATGCTCGATCATATTCGTTTCATTAACCGTCCAAGCGATCAAGTCTACGTCCTTAGAGATCATCTCTTCGGCAAAAGCACTCGTTAAAAAAGTGTAATCCATAGAAAGAATCGTTGCTCCTGTTTCCTTCAATTGCTCCCATATCATAGTGGGCATGCCGCTCAATATCAGTCCCGTTGGGGGAGGTGAACTAAGTTCCTTCACTTTACGAATAACTAGATGATCAAAGGACGTAAGACACACTTCTTCTTCCATTTGATTGTCTTTTACTACCTCAACTACTCTCTTCTCTATATCAGGATACAAATTACCGGCCGTCTTCAATTCGATATTTACCTTGCACTTCCCTTTGCTCGCATGTAGGACCTCTTCAAGAGTCGGAATCCTCTCCCCCTTCCCTGCATCCAATCGGGACAACTCCTTATACGTATATTGATAAACAAATCCAGTTCCATTTGTTGTACGGTCTAAGGTAAAATCATGTATAACTACAGGAACTCCGTCCTTTGAGAGCTGTACATCAAGCTCTATAGCCTGTATTCGTGGTTCTTGAAAGGCTAATTGGAAAGCAGCCATCGTATTTTCTGGTGCTCTTCCCGACCAACCACGATGAGCCATACAAAGATTCATTGCATCAGTCTCCTCTTTGTTTTGGTGTCTACAAATTATTTTATTACTGTTTCCGAGAAACGAGGGATAAGGAATATGAAGAAAAGCCTCGGTGTTCTTCTCATCATCCTTTGCATATTGTTATACTCAATCCTATTTATGAATATTATCAGGGAAATCCATCTATCACGGCAATTCTCTCACAATCTCAACCAACTCGTTCAACCCGATGAAATCTCTCTTCCTACAAACAGTTTTATGTATGATCGTCTTGGAGCTCTATTTGAAGAGGTGATCTCAGAGCAAAACCGTCGATATATCTCATGGGAGGAGATTCCCTTCCACGTCATTCATGCCTTTATTGCAACAGAAGATCAGTATTTCTTTGACCATAAGGGGTTTGATGTGTCAGGAATTACTCGTTCTTTTATTGTAAACATCAAGAAGGATGAGATAGAACAGGGGGGAAGTACCATAACCCAGCAACTTATACGACATCTGTATCTCAGTAACGAAAAAACAGTGGATCGTAAGTTAAAAGAAGTGCTTCTAGCCTATCAACTTGAAAAAAAATTAACAAAGCAAGAGATACTTGAATTGTATATCAATGCCGTCTTTTTCCACAATGGCCTCTACGGGATCGAGGCAGCTAGCCAGTTTTATTTCAGCCGTCCAACTTCACAGTTAACCTTAGCGGAGATTGCTTTTCTCTGTGCTATTCCGAATAATCCATCCTACTATAACCCGCTGAAGAACTTCACTCACACAGTGGAACGTCAGAAATGGATTCTTCATAGAATGCTGGACATGAAGTTTATTACTTCAACTGAGCTTGAACAGGCTATCCAACAACCTATACAACTAAAAATTGGACAACCCAAACATTTATTTGCCGATTATTCCACCTATGTCTATCATGAGTTTTATGAGCTTATTTCCATTCAGGAGGGATATAAAGAAGCTTTATTGCAGGCTGTTAATGATGAAGAGAAAAAAGTCATTCAAGAACGACTAAATCAGCGTGTACAGGAGCTTCTGCATGAGCAAGGGGTCGTCATACATACAGGTCTTCACCCAGCCGTACAAGAAAAAGCCAAGCAGTTATTGATTCAACATGTACCACAAAAGAAAATTGAAGGGGCCATTGCTGTTATTGACCACGAGAAAAACCAAATCCTAGCCTTAATAGGAGGGAAAGACGTGCAGAGACATGGTTTTAATCGTGTCTTCCAAAGCTATCGACAGCCAGGCTCCTCCATTAAGCCTCTTCTTGTCTATGGACCTTATGTAGAGGCATACAGACCTTCCATTCATTCCATAGTGGCTGCAGAAAATATTTGCATTAATAACTACTGTCCTAAGAATTACGGCGGCCGCCAATATAGGAAAGTTACGCTAGAAACTGCAGTAAAATATTCGCTTAATACAACAGCTGTCAGATTACTAAGGCAAATAGGCCCAGAGAAAGGATTCTCTTATCTAGAGCCCTTTTCCTTTTCTAAAGTAACGGAACAAGATTACCGGCTCCCTGCGGCCCTCGGGGGATTCACCTATGGTATGACTCCATTAGAGTTGACCAATGCCTACACTACGTTTGCCCATCAGGGTCAATACCTCCCAGCCCGTTCCATAACGAAAGTAACGGATCGGCGAGGCAACCTCTTATATGAATGGAAGGAGCAGCCTATTCGTGTTTGGAGTCCACCCGCGAATGAGACAATGCGTACCCTTTTATCTAAGGTCGTCAAAGAAGGAACAGCTAAGACCGCTGATTTTTCTTCTCCTTACATTGGCGGAAAAACAGGCACCACCGATCAAGTTAAGGATCTATGGTTTATTGGTTTGACGGATCGACACACAGCTGGAATCTGGTTAGGAAGTGATAAACCGATCAGCTTAG includes these proteins:
- a CDS encoding M20/M25/M40 family metallo-hydrolase; translated protein: MKRWQSREQRKELLLNLVQIPSVTGSISEVEIPKYIVEQINKLEYFQLNEGHVRLYPTDDGRQLVTALVKRDPQVKKTVILVSHFDVVDVQDYGSWKEKAFHAQELTELFYSSKQDMPLQVQKDMEQGRWLFGRGTMDMKCGLVMHMSMLEKAALGELDGNVLLLAVPDEEANSVGMRAAVPALLELAREFELEYQVVLNSEPMFARYPGDLNQYIYTGSIGKILPGFLCYGKETHVGEPFSGLNANLMASQVTCEMELNTEFCEVVEGEVTPPPTNLIQMDLKEEYSVQIPHRAVTLFNLFLYERSMTELQELLVTAATRAAGQIEQSYKQQSERFSRLEKSKPGEVEVKVKTFSELMEYATEVYGTNKVQEVIQTVTAARGDKDDRDATISLVDEIAILCKDLAPMIVVFFAPPFYPAISSRNHPLVEKVVKDMVDYAKVVHGLEWLEQNYFGGISDLSYAGLQFPVDQMSPLVNNMPLWNQGYSLPLKEMEEFDVPVLNIGPVGRDAHKWTERLDEDYAFDILPDVLEVAIKKLLK
- a CDS encoding YheC/YheD family protein, which encodes MEKRVLGIMVHQVNDPHRFHPLASIALEEGFSTVIVYTPKEVNLTDQFIFGYIYEYGRWIKHTRPFPSINHDIGYYPDLETLNLVKKIKNHPHLPFLGYGLGNKWTIQQHLLRSRQLSPYLLPTAAALNLSSIIPMLKKHQTVMLKPLNGKGGTGIIKLSIKNQGYSLEENNKEARYVSEQELHRILSELIRTERYLVQKWIDIRDHKGSVYDIRVLMQKNGLGKWVLTGMGVRQGNQEKITSNLTGGGQAFPVYPYLKEQFTEPLAKILNKKIEQIAYLIPRYLEKAYRKRLVELGLDIAVDRKAKIWIIEVNIKPGRTLWRKISDWEADRTSLRNPIQYAKYLLDRMEKGAP
- a CDS encoding glycerophosphodiester phosphodiesterase family protein, giving the protein MNLCMAHRGWSGRAPENTMAAFQLAFQEPRIQAIELDVQLSKDGVPVVIHDFTLDRTTNGTGFVYQYTYKELSRLDAGKGERIPTLEEVLHASKGKCKVNIELKTAGNLYPDIEKRVVEVVKDNQMEEEVCLTSFDHLVIRKVKELSSPPPTGLILSGMPTMIWEQLKETGATILSMDYTFLTSAFAEEMISKDVDLIAWTVNETNMIEHVMNLHPSIQICTNYPERMFSIIK
- a CDS encoding transglycosylase domain-containing protein, whose protein sequence is MKKSLGVLLIILCILLYSILFMNIIREIHLSRQFSHNLNQLVQPDEISLPTNSFMYDRLGALFEEVISEQNRRYISWEEIPFHVIHAFIATEDQYFFDHKGFDVSGITRSFIVNIKKDEIEQGGSTITQQLIRHLYLSNEKTVDRKLKEVLLAYQLEKKLTKQEILELYINAVFFHNGLYGIEAASQFYFSRPTSQLTLAEIAFLCAIPNNPSYYNPLKNFTHTVERQKWILHRMLDMKFITSTELEQAIQQPIQLKIGQPKHLFADYSTYVYHEFYELISIQEGYKEALLQAVNDEEKKVIQERLNQRVQELLHEQGVVIHTGLHPAVQEKAKQLLIQHVPQKKIEGAIAVIDHEKNQILALIGGKDVQRHGFNRVFQSYRQPGSSIKPLLVYGPYVEAYRPSIHSIVAAENICINNYCPKNYGGRQYRKVTLETAVKYSLNTTAVRLLRQIGPEKGFSYLEPFSFSKVTEQDYRLPAALGGFTYGMTPLELTNAYTTFAHQGQYLPARSITKVTDRRGNLLYEWKEQPIRVWSPPANETMRTLLSKVVKEGTAKTADFSSPYIGGKTGTTDQVKDLWFIGLTDRHTAGIWLGSDKPISLASVEKSHPHLRVWKDLMQYVSSELK